The Raphanus sativus cultivar WK10039 chromosome 2, ASM80110v3, whole genome shotgun sequence genome includes a region encoding these proteins:
- the LOC108842721 gene encoding helicase and polymerase-containing protein TEBICHI isoform X3: MQVSHKRRCDSGNIPSLDEPAYSLGSKPDSIASIVDRRDKSVSHPTKKIPSNESVQIPMGLRKCTKAPEPSALLTECRTPGSAVKSCHVGTPKSGSGSSIFSPGDSFWNEAIQFADGLSVPTQNSGSVEANDRNKEDNCSDNLKRSLDLDESRVKDKDAIGYSKVAEKHGRDFNKEVSPLPVKNLELLFQDKKANGSTREQCASFDQNNSTRGSSRISQSVLVDNRGCGSLANNGQANKNLVGRMYPEREENKVVVCEENYRVRSVPAISNMRKSADSSESEESQTPSSHHSKDGLSLSTWLPSEVCSVYNKKGISKLYPWQVECLQVEGVLQKRNLVYCASTSAGKSFVAEVLMLRRVITTGKMALLVLPYVSICAEKAEHLEVLLEPLGKHVRSYYGNQGGATLPKGTAVAVCTIEKANSLINRLLEEGRLSELGIIIIDELHMVGDQHRGYLLELMLTKLRYAAGEGSSESSSGESSGSSSGKNDPAHGLQIVGMSATMPNVGAVADWLQAALYQTEFRPVPLEEYIKVGNNIYNKKMEVVRTLPKAADMGGKDPDHIIELCNEIVQEGNSVLIFCSSRKGCESTARHIAKLIKKVLIDVDGENSEYMDITSAIDALRRSPSGVDPVLEETLPFGVAYHHAGLTVEEREIVETCYRKGLVRVLTATSTLAAGVNLPARRVIFRQPMIGRNFLDGTRYKQMAGRAGRTGIDTKGESVLICKPGELKRIMALLNESCPPLESCLSEDKNGMTHAILEVVAGGIVQTAKDIHRYVRCTLLNSTKPFQDVVRSAQDSLRWLCHRKFLEWNEETKLYTTTPLGRGAFGSSLCPEESLIVLDDLLRSREGLVMASDLHLVYLVTPINVGVEPNWELYYERFMELSPLEQSVGNRVGVVEPFLMRMAHGATVRTLNKPQDVKKNLRGEYDNRHGSTSSKMLSDEQMLRVCKRFFVALILSKLVQEASVSEVCEAFKVARGMVQALQENAGRFCSMVSVFCERLGWHDLEGLVAKLQNRVSFGVRAEIVELTSIPYIKGSRARALYKAGLRTSQAIAEASIPEIVKALFESSAWAAEGTGQKRIQLGLAKKIKNGARKIVLEKAEEARAAAFSAFKSLGLDVHGLSNPLPLAPTGNPNGQETIERDISGGSVSPSRLQHFPGQSSLEGDMERGNFDKDNHREKPREVSGAALGVSSEVNLSAPLPDFQPIGSTVGTVGPHAVSILSSDDRDIKNKDNAEQKLTRNAADIPLSNKDNAGEKGPITAGNIRGGFDSFLELWESAGEFFFDIHYNKLQGLNSRISYEIHGIAVCWDSSPVYYVNLNKDLLSQECAEKLSKDVAIGKKEVLGTHDMFDVIKSRWNRISNIMGNEKTRKFTWNLKVQIQVLKSPAISIQRCTRLNLSEGIRDLELVDGSWLVMPPLRVNHTIDMSIVTWILWPDEERHSNPNIDKEVKKRLSPDAAEAANRSGRWRNQIRRVAHNGCCRRAAQTRALCSALWKILVSEELLEALTTTEMPLVNVLADMELWGIGVDIEGCLRARNILRDKLRSLEKKAFELAGMPFSLHNPADIANVLFKQLKLPIPETHNEGKLHPSTDKQCLDLLRNEHPIVPIIKEHRTLAKLLNCTLGSICSLAKLRLSTQRYTLHGHWLQTSTATGRLSIEEPNLQSVEHEVEFILDKNGNEVNSDADCYKVNARDFFVPTQENWLLLTADYSQIELRLMAHFSRDSSLIAQLSQPEGDVFTMIAAKWTGKAEESVSPHDRDQTKRLIYGILYGMGANRLAEQLECSSDEAKEKIRSFKSSFPAVTSWLNETVSFCQEKGYIQTLKGRRRFLSKIKFGNAKEKSKAQRQAVNSVCQGSAADIIKIAMINIYSAISEDNDTAASSSSTETRSHMLKGRCRILLQVHDELVLEVDPCYVKEAAMLLQSSMENAVSLLVPLHVKLKVGKTWGSLEPLQG; this comes from the exons ATGCAAGTTTCTCACAAGAGGCGTTGTGATTCCGGAAATATACCATCACTAGATGAACCTGCATATTCTCTCGGTAGTAAGCCTGATTCAATTGCTAGTATTGTTGATAGAAGAGATAAATCTGTTTCACACCCTACGAAGAAG ATTCCAAGCAATGAGTCTGTTCAAATTCCAATGGGCTTGAGGAAGTGTACTAAGGCACCAGAACCATCTGCTCTTCTAACTGAATGCCGCACGCCTGGATCAGCCGTTAAATCATGTCATGTTGGAACACCTAAGTCGGGAAGTGGTAGCTCAATTTTCTCTCCTGGAGATTCTTTCTGGAATGAAGCAATTCAATTTGCTGATGGTTTGTCAGTGCCAACTCAGAACTCTGGTTCTGTAGAAGCTAACGACAGAAACAAAGAAGATAACTGCAGTGACAACTTAAAGAGAAGTTTAGATTTGGATGAAAGCAGagtaaaagataaagatgccaTTGGCTATTCAAAGGTCGCGGAGAAGCATGGGAGAGATTTCAATAAAGAAGTATCTCCGCTCCCTGTCAAAAACCTGGAACTTTTGTTTCAAGATAAAAAAGCAAATGGAAGTACCCGAGAGCAATGTGCTTCATTTGATCAAAATAACAGTACTCGAGGAAGCAGTAGGATCTCTCAATCTGTTTTGGTTGATAATAGAGGATGTGGAAGTCTTGCAAATAATGGCCAGGCAAATAAAAATTTGGTAGGCAGGATGTATCCAGAACGTGAAGAAAATAAAGTTGTAGTGTGCGAGGAAAACTATCGTGTAAGATCTGTCCCAGCCATTAGCAACATGAGGAAATCAGCTGATTCTAGTGAATCCGAAGAAAGTCAGACTCCAAGCTCTCATCATAGTAAAGATGGTTTAAGCCTTAGCACCTGGCTTCCCTCAGAAGTTTGCAGCGTATACAATAAGAAAGGAATATCCAAACTCTATCCATGGCAG GTCGAGTGTCTTCAGGTAGAAGGTGTTTTACAGAAAAGGAATCTGGTATATTGTGCTTCTACAAG TGCTGGTAAAAGTTTTGTTGCAGAAGTCTTGATGCTGCGCCGGGTCATAACAACTGGAAAAATGGCATTGCTTGTTTTACCTTATGTATCCATTTGCGCTGAGAAG GCGGAACACCTTGAGGTCCTTCTTGAACCACTTGGTAAGCATGTTCGTAGTTACTATGGAAATCAGGGTGGTGCAACACTTCCTAAAGGCACTGCTGTTGCTGTCTGCACGATTGAGAAGGCAAACTCTTTGATAAATCGCTTGCTTGAAGAGGGTCGTTTGTCTGAACTTGGGATAATTATTATAGATGAGCTGCACATG GTGGGTGACCAACATAGGGGTTATCTTTTGGAACTTATGCTGACGAAACTTCGTTATGCTGCCGGTGAAGGCAGTTCAGAGTCAAGTAGTGGTGAGAGTTCAGGGAGTAGCAGTGGAAAAAATGATCCTGCTCACGGCCTACAAATCGTGGGTATGAGTGCTACAATGCCGAATGTTGGAGCAGTTGCTGACTGGCTTCAA GCAGCTTTATATCAGACAGAATTCCGACCAGTTCCGCTAGAGGAGTATATTAAAGTTGGTAACAACATCTATAATAAAAAGATGGAAGTTGTGAGGACTTTACCAAAAGCTGCTGATATGGGAGGAAAAGACCCGGACCATATCATTGAGCTTTGTAACGAG ATTGTTCAAGAGGGGAATTCAGTGCTGATATTTTGCTCAAGTCGAAAAGGATGTGAATCAACTGCTAGGCATATTGCAAAGCTCATTAAGAAAGTGCTTATAGACGTTGATGGTGAAAATAGCGAGTATATGGATATCACATCTGCTATTGATGCCCTGCGAAGGTCTCCATCTGGAGTAGATCCTGTACTAGAAGAAACTCTTCCTTTTGGGGTTGCCTACCACCATGCTGGCCTTACA GTAGAAGAAAGAGAGATAGTGGAGACCTGTTACCGTAAGGGTCTTGTACGTGTCTTAACAGCTACATCCACTCTGGCAGCGGGGGTTAACTTGCCTGCAAGAAGAGTCATTTTTCGGCAACCAATGATTGGGCGTAATTTTCTTGATGGAACAAGGTACAAGCAAATGGCTGGTCGGGCTGGGCGGACTGGGATTGATACAAAAGGAGAAAGT GTGTTGATTTGCAAACCAGGAGAACTCAAACGAATAATGGCACTTCTGAATGAGAGCTGCCCACCTTTGGAGTCTTGTTTATCTGAGGACAAGAATGGAATGACTCATGCAATATTAGAAGTTGTGGCAGGTGGAATTGTTCAGACTGCCAAAGATATACACCGCTATGTTAGGTGTACTCTTCTGAATTCTACAAAGCCCTTTCAAGATGTGGTCAGATCAGCCCAGGATTCCCTTCGGTGGCTTTGCCACAGAAAATTTCTCGAGTGGAACGAAGAGACAAAGTTATACACTACAACACCCCTCGGACGTGGAGCTTTTGGCAGTTCACTCTGCCCAGAGGAGTCGCTT ATTGTGCTGGATGATCTTCTAAGATCACGTGAAGGACTAGTTATGGCTTCTGATTTGCATTTGGTCTACTTAGTCACACCAATTAATGTTGGTGTTGAACCAAACTGGGAATTGTATTATGAACGGTTTATGGAACTGTCTCCTTTAGAACAG TCTGTTGGCAATAGAGTTGGAGTGGTCGAACCTTTTCTCATGCGCATGGCACATGGTGCAACAGTACGAACTCTAAACAAACCACAAGATGTAAAGAAGAATTTGCGTGGAGAATATGACAATCGGCATGGTTCAACGAGCAGTAAGATGCTTTCAGATGAACAGATGCTTCGAGTGTGCAAACGATTTTTTGTTGCCCTCATCTTGTCAAAATTAGTTCAG GAAGCTTCTGTATCTGAGGTTTGTGAAGCCTTTAAAGTGGCTAGAGGTATGGTTCAAGCGCTACAGGAGAACGCTGGAAGGTTTTGTTCCATGGTTTCCGTGTTCTGTGAGAGGCTTGGATGGCATGATTTGGAAGGATTAGTTGCCAAACTCCAGAACCGTGTATCATTTGGCGTGAGGGCTGAAATTGTTGAACTTACTAGCATTCCATATATAAAG GGTTCAAGAGCTAGAGCATTGTACAAAGCTGGCTTGCGTACATCTCAGGCGATAGCAGAAGCATCCATCCCTGAAATTGTCAAAGCTCTTTTTGAATCTTCGGCGTGGGCTGCAGAAG GTACAGGACAGAAAAGGATACAGTTGGGATTAGCCAAGAAAATCAAGAATGGGGCGCGCAAAATTGTTCTTGAGAAAGCAGAAGAGGCGAGGGCTGCTGCATTTTCTGCCTTTAAGTCGCTTGGTTTAGATGTTCATGGCCTGTCGAATCCCTTGCCGTTAGCTCCTACTGGGAATCCCAATGGTCAAGAAACTATTGAAAGAGACATTTCAGGGGGCTCTGTTTCTCCCAGTAGACTACAGCATTTTCCAGGACAATCTAGCTTGGAGGGGGACATGGAACGTGGAAACTTTGACAAGGATAATCACAGAGAAAAGCCAAGGGAAGTATCTGGTGCTGCCTTAGGAGTTTCATCAGAAGTTAACTTGAGCGCTCCTCTTCCTGATTTTCAACCTATAGGATCTACAGTTGGCACTGTTGGGCCTCATGCTGTTAGTATTCTTTCCAGCGATGACAGAGATATCAAAAACAAGGATAATGCTGAGCAGAAGTTGACGAGGAATGCCGCCGATATTCCTCTTAGCAATAAGGATAATGCAGGTGAAAAGGGTCCAATAACTGCAGGAAATATTCGTGGCGGATTTGATTCTTTCCTGGAACTCTGGGAATCTGCTGGGGAATTTTTCTTTGATATCCACTATAATAAACTTCAAGGTTTGAATTCCCGCATCTCTTATGAGATACATGGAATTGCGGTCTGCTGGGATAGCTCTCCTGTATACTATGTCAATCTTAACAAGGACCTTCTCAGCCAAGAATGTGCAGAAAAGCTTTCCAAGGATGTTGCTATTGGCAAGAAAGAGGTTTTGGGTACCCACGACATGTTTGATGTTATAAAATCTAGGTGGAACAGAATCAGTAATATAATGGGGAATGAAAAGACGAGAAAGTTCACGTGGAATTTGAAAGTCCAGATTCAAGTTCTTAAGAGTCCTGCCATTTCAATCCAAAGATGCACTCGCCTGAATCTTTCAGAAGGGATCAGGGATCTTGAGTTGGTGGATGGATCTTGGTTAGTGATGCCTCCGCTTCGCGTAAACCACACCATTGACATGAGCATCGTGACATGGATTCTTTGGCCAGATGAGGAAAGACACTCAAATCCAAACATAGATAAG GAGGTAAAGAAAAGACTATCGCCAGACGCAGCTGAAGCTGCAAATCGCAGTGGCAGGTGGAGGAATCAGATCCGAAGGGTTGCACACAATGGTTGCTGCAGGCGGGCTGCTCAAACGCGAGCCCTTTGTTCAGCTCTTTGGAAGATCCTTGTTTCCGAAGAACTTCTTGAAGCACTCACAACCACTGAAATGCCGCTG GTCAATGTCCTGGCAGACATGGAGCTCTGGGGTATAGGCGTCGATATAGAGGGATGCCTTAGGGCACGGAATATATTGCGGGATAAGCTGCGGTCCCTTGAGAAGAAAGCATTCGAATTAGCTGGCATGCCATTTTCATTGCACAACCCAGCTGATATTGCAAATGTACTGTTTAAACAGTTGAAGTTGCCCATACCGGAAACCCACAATGAAGGCAAACTTCATCCGAGTACTGATAAGCAGTGCTTGGATCTTTTAAG GAATGAGCATCCTATTGTCCCGATTATCAAAGAGCACCGCACTTTGGCAAAGCTCTTGAATTGTACACTTGGATCAATTTGTTCACTTGCTAAACTACGCTTGAGCACGCAAAGGTACACTTTGCATGGACACTGGCTTCAAACATCAACTGCAACTGGGCGGCTTTCCATAGAGGAGCCTAATCTCCAA TCTGTTGAGCATGAAGTAGAGTTCATACTGGACAAAAATGGAAATGAAGTAAATTCAGATGCTGATTGCTACAAAGTCAATGCGCGTGATTTCTTTGTTCCTACTCAG GAAAATTGGTTACTCTTGACGGCAGATTATTCACAGATAGAGTTGCGGCTTATGGCACATTTTTCAAGAGATTCCTCGTTGATTGCACAGCTTAGTCAGCCAGAAGGTGATGTCTTTACGATGATAGCTGCCAAATGGACTGGGAAGGCGGAGGAATCTGTTAGTCCGCATGATAGAGATCAGACCAAAAGATTGATCTATGGAATTCTTTATGGAATGGGTGCAAACAGACTTGCTGAACAGCTTGAATGCAGCTCAGATGAAGCCAAGGAGAAAATCAGAAGCTTTAAAAGTTCTTTCCCTGCAGTCACCTCTTGGCTTAACGAAACAGTTTCATTTTGCCAAGAAAAAGG ATACATTCAGACTCTCAAGGGAAGAAGACGGTTCTtgtccaaaattaaatttgggAATGCCAAAGAGAAATCTAAGGCTCAAAGGCAAGCTGTTAACTCCGTGTGCCAG GGATCTGCTGCTGATATAATCAAGATTGCGATGATAAACATATATTCTGCAATATCTGAGGATAATGACACTGCAGCATCTAGTTCTTCAACTGAGACTAGGTCTCACATGTTGAAGGGACGATGTCGAATTCTTCTACAG GTACATGATGAGCTTGTGCTGGAAGTTGATCCTTGTTACGTGAAAGAAGCTGCAATGTTGCTACAATCCAGCATGGAAAATGCGGTTTCACTTCTCG TCCCTCTACATGTGAAACTGAAGGTTGGGAAAACATGGGGTTCTTTAGAGCCGCTGCAAGGTTGA